Proteins encoded in a region of the Pelmatolapia mariae isolate MD_Pm_ZW linkage group LG6, Pm_UMD_F_2, whole genome shotgun sequence genome:
- the uso1 gene encoding general vesicular transport factor p115 isoform X6, with product MSVPDESAQKQADDLGLQFTDTFIQDPEHVTLLLTLLEEFDFHVRWPGVKLLTALLKNQGPQIQGIILVSPMGVSRLMDLLADSREVIRNDGLLLLQQLTKSNAAIQKIVAFENAFERLLDIITEEGSSDGGIVVEDCLLLLLNLLKNNSSNQNFFKEGSYIQRMKPWFEVGDDNSGWSAQKVTNLHLMLQLVRVMVSPVNSPGATASCQKSMFQCGLLQQLCTILMATGVPADILTETINTVSEVIRGSQVNQDYFASVNAPSNPPRPAIVVLLMSMVNERQPFVLRCAVLYCFQCFLYKNQKGQGEIVATLLPSTIDANSISAGQLLCGGLFSADSLSNWCAAVALAHALQDNLTQKEQLLRVQLATSLGKPPVSLLQQCTNILSQGDKIVRRGSKVQTRVGLLMLLCTWISNCPIAVTHFLHNQENVPFLTAQISENLGEDERLVQGLCALLLGICIYYNDNSLENYTKEKLKQLIEKRIGKENFVEKLGFITKHELYSRAAQKPQPVFPSPEQMLFDHEFTKLVKELEGVITKAVHKSSEEEKKEEEVKKTLEQHDNIVTQYKELIREQDAQLQELKEQVASMTSQNEQLQATITQQQSQIQQHKDQYNILKLKLAKENQGQSNSQGDGSQVNGLQTEELTQLREEVEELRKQHSLLQTQLGDKDALISSLKSGAAQTAEGPAGGSDNTELLQELEALRSQVQSQSTEIGQLKMERQDLLRRAEVGSSDTLPSSDSSLDAAKMAELESRLGAQTSEMERLKAEVKNLSESRAELEKHLDSTTSTVAILQTEKEKLQTDVQESKKEQDDLLMLLADQDQKITSLKKRLKELGETVEDEDDLDTRDQTDDDDEEDEDED from the exons ATGAGAGCGCACAGAAGCAGGCAGACGACCTCGGCCTCCAGTTTACAGACACGTTCATCCAGGATCCTGAGCACGTAACCCTGCTCCTCACTCTGCTGGAG GAGTTTGACTTTCATGTGCGGTGGCCCGGAGTGAAGCTGCTGACTGCTCTGCTGAAGAACCAGGGTCCACAGATCCAGGGTATCATTCTGGTCAGCCCCATGG GTGTTTCCAGATTGATGGACCTGCTGGCAGACTCCAGAGAAGTAATTCGCAATGAT GGCTTGTTGCTACTTCAACAGCTGACTAAAAGCAACGCTGCCATTCAGAAAATTGTGGCATTTGAAAATGCGTTTGAGCGCCTCCTAGATATCATCACAGAAGAAGGCAGCAGCGATGGCG GTATTGTGGTGGAGGATTGTCTGCTTCTTCTCCTCAACCTGCTAAAGAACAACAGCTCCAACCAGAACTTCTTTAAAGAAGGCTCCTACATCCAGAGAATGAAGCCCTGGTTCGAGGTTGGTGACGATAACTCTGGTTGGTCTGCACAGAAGGTCACAAACCTTCATCTCATGCTGCAG CTGGTGCGAGTCATGGTGTCTCCAGTGAACTCTCCTGGAGCTACAGCCAGCTGTCAGAAGTCCATGTTCCAGTGTGGCCTACTGCAGCAGCTGTGCACCATCCTCATGGCCACTGGTGTTCCTGCAGACATCCTCACTGAG ACCATCAACACAGTTTCAGAGGTTATCAGAGGCTCTCAGGTCAACCAGGACTATTTTGCTTCTGTCAACGCTCCGTCAAACCCACCAAG ACCAGCCATTGTGGTGCTGCTCATGTCCATGGTGAACGAGAGACAACCATTTGTGCTTCGCTGTGCAGTCCTTtactgttttcagtgtttcctcTATAAAAACCAGAAAGGCCAGGGGGAGATAGTTGCTACACTGCTGCCCTCCACCATTGATG CCAATTCCATCTCTGCAGGACAGCTGCTGTGTGGAGGCCTGTTCTCAGCAGACTCTCTTTCAAACTGGTGTGCTGCTGTGGCCTTAGCTCATGCCCTGCAGGACAACCTCACCCAGAAAGAGCAGCTGCTGAGGGTTCAGCTTGCCACCAGCCTGGGCAAGCCCCCTGTGTCTCTGCTGCAGCAGTGCACCAACATCCTGTCCCAG GGTGATAAGATCGTCCGGCGG gGCAGTAAAGTGCAGACCAGGGTGGGCCTCCTCATGCTGCTGTGTACATGGATCAGCAACTGTCCGATTGCCGTTACACACTTTCTGCACAATCAAGAAAATGTTCCTTTT CTGACCGCTCAGATCTCAGAGAACCTGGGGGAGGACGAGAGGCTGGTGCAGGGCCTGTGTGCGCTGCTTCTCGGCATCTGCATCTATTATAACGACAACTCGCTGGAAAACTATACCAA AGAGAAGCTAAAGCAGCTCATCGAGAagcggatcggaaaggaaaacTTTGTAGAGAAGCTGGGCTTCATCACCAAACATGAACTGTATTCGCGGGCGGCTCAGAAACCCCAGCCCGTCTTCCCGTCTCCAGAGCAGATGTTGTTCGATCATGAGTTTACCAAGCTGGTCAAAGAACTTGAAG GAGTGATAACCAAAGCAGTTCACAAGTCtagtgaggaggagaagaaggaagaggaggtgAAGAAGACATTAGAGCAGCACGACAACATTGTGACTCAGTATAAAGAGCTGATCAGAGAGCAG GACGCTCAGCTTCAGGAGCTGAAGGAGCAGGTGGCATCCATGACCTCCCAGAATGAACAGCTGCAGGCTACAATCACCCAGCAGCAGTCGCAGATCCAGCAGCACAAAGACCAGTACAACATCCTCAAGCTGAAATTAG CTAAAGAGAACCAGGGTCAGTCCAACAGCCAGGGAGACGGCTCTCAGGTGAACGGGCTGCAGACAGAAGAGCTGACCCAGCTCAGAGAAGAGGTGGAGGAGCTCCGCAAACAGCACTCGCTACTTCAAACACAACTTGGTGATAAAGATGCTCTCATCAGCAGCCTG AAATCAGGAgctgcacagacagcagagggtcCAGCAGGAGGATCAGACAACACAGAGCTGCTCCAG GAACTGGAGGCTTTAAGAAGTCAAGTTCAGTCCCAGTCAACAGAAATCGGCCAGCTGAAGATGGAGAGACAAGACCTGCTCAGAAGAGCTGAAGTTGGG TCCTCTGACACACTCCCCTCTAGTGACAGCTCATTAGATGCTGCAAAGATGGCTGAACTGGAGAGCAGGCTGGGAGCGCAGACGTCTGAGATGGAGAGACTAAAG GCAGAGGTAAAGAACCTGTCAGAGAGCCGGGCGGAGCTGGAGAAGCATCTGGATTCAACTACGAGCACGGTGGCCATCCTGCAGACGGAGAAGGAGAAGCTGCAAACTGACGTCCAGGAGTCCAAGAAGGAGCAGGATGACCTGCTGATGTTGCTGGCAGACCAAGACCAGAAGATCACCAGCCTGAAGAAGAGACTCAAAGAGCTGGGAGAGACG GTGGAAGATGAAGATGACCTCGACACCAGAGACCAGACAGACGACgatgatgaggaggatgaagatgaggaCTAG